AGACGTCCCCGGGCAGCGAGAAATTCTCCTTGGTCGAGAGGGCGATGTTGTGCACGCGGCCCACGCCCGATTCGAGCATCCCGCCACACCACACCGGCACGCCGCGCTGCCGGCAGACGTCGTGCACCGCCAGCGCCTCGGTGAACCCGCCCACGCGCCCGACCTTGACGTTCACGATCCTGCACGCGCCCAGCTCGATAGCCGCCTGCGCGTCGCGCGCGTGGCGGATGCTCTCGTCCAGGCAGATCCGCGTCTGCAGCTGCTTCTGCAACTCGGCATGCACGTACAGGTCGTCATGCCACAGCGGCTGCTCGATCATCAGCAGGTCGTACGCGTCGAACTTCTTCAGGTGGGCAAAATCCTCCCGCCGGTACGCCGAGTTCGCGTCGCAACTGAACAGGATCTTCGGCCACTGGGCGCGCACCCGCTCGAACGCATTGAGGTCCCAGCCGGGCTTCACCTTGATCTTGATGCGCTGGTAGCCCGCCGCCAGCTCCGTCGCGATCTTGTCCATCAATTGATCGAGCGAATCCTGGATCCCGATGGAGACGCCGCACGCGATCTCGCGGCGCGTGCCGCCCAGCAGCTTCCACAGCGGGACGCCCTTCTGCCGCGCCTCGGCCTCCCACAGCGCGTTCTCCACCGCCGCCTTCGCCATGCGATGCCCGCGGACCTGCTCGAACAGCGGCGCCGCGTCGCCGCCGCGCGCCAGGCTCTTGCCCAGCACCGCCGGCGCCAGGAAGTTCAGGATGGCGTACCACGCCGTCTCGAACGACTCCTCGCTGTAGAAGGGATTCTCGCCCGCGGCGCACTCGCCCCAGCCGTTCACGCCTTCGCAGTGCGCCGTCACCAGCACGATGTTCCGCTCGTACGTCCGCCCGAAGCTGGTCTCGAAAAAATGCACCAGCGGCATCCGGATCTCGCGCAGCGTGATGGCTTCGACCTTCATTGCTCTACGGTTTCCTCTTCTTCGCCGGGAGCCGATTCGTAACCCCACTCTTCGTCCCAGTGTCCCAGCAGGAAGCGCCCGTTCCCCTCCTTGTCGCGCTCGTATCCCAGCACCGCCATCCCGTCAGAAAAGGCTTTCAGGAACTGCTCGCGATTGCGCAGTTGGACGTCTTTCGCCTTGTCGCGCTCTTTCTCGCTCGCCTTCCACTCGTAGATCTGCGCCGGCACCTCGATGGTCTTCTCCGTCTTGATGGCCGGCCGCTGCTTGTCCTCGAGCAGCGCGCAGACGCGCTTCGACTTCAGCCACCACTCCGCCACCAGCCGGTCGGTCGGCAGGCCGCCCTGCAGCGGCGACGACGAGATGCCGTACTGGTTGATGTTGTACCGGCGCGCGACCGCGCCCAGCCGCTCCAGGTTCAGGAACGCGTTCTTGATCTCCAGCGGGTCGAACGTCCACTCGATGAGCTCGAACCCGCGCGCCAGCCCGTCCTCGCGTTGCAGCAGCTTCATCTGACGCCCCAACCCCGCGTTGCGGTACTTTTCCCGCACCGCCAGCATGTGCGAGTGCAGGTAGGGATGCCCGCCGCGGCTCCCGGGGATGGAGAGCGCGAAACCCACCAGCTCCTCGCCGTCGAAGCTCCCGATGATCTGGCCGCCGATCTTGTCGGCCACCACGAACATCCGCAGCGGGATCAGGTCCACGTCCGCGAAGTTCCACACTTCCTTCTGCAGCGCGACGCAGTCGGTGAACTCCGCGATGGTCGCGCACTTCCGCACCACGATCTGGCTGGTGTCGAGCTCGCCCATCAGCGTTCCGTCTCCTTCGATTTCTGCCACAGCGCTTCCATCTCGTCGAGCGACGCCTCCGGCAGCTTCTTTCCCTGCCGGCGCAGCTCCTCTTCCAACCATTGGAACCGCCGCTTGAACTTGCGGTTGGTCTTCCGCAAGGCCGATTCCGGGTCGAGGGAGAGATAGCGCGCGATGTTCACCAGCACGAACAGCATGTCGCCCAACTCGTCTTCCAGGCGGCCGCGCAGCGGCTCCGCCACCTGCGCTGCCCCTGACCCGGCCACGCCACGCTGCTGCGGCTTCGGCGGCGCCGGCAGCTTCGCTACCTCGCGCTTCAGTTCGTCCGTCTCCTCGCGCAATTTGTCGAACAGCCCGCTGACCTCCGGCCAGTCGAACCCGACGTGCGCCGCGCGCGAGCTCAGCTTGTACGCCTCCAGCAACGCCGGCACCGCCGGCGACACGCCCGCCAGCACCGACTCGTTATTCTCCTCTTCCTTCTTCTTCTTGCCGCCGCCCGCCGCGAGCCGCTGCTTCTTCTCTTCCGCCTTCAGCGCCTCCCAATTCCTGAGTACGTCCGACGCGGTCTCCGCCTTCACGTCGCCGAACACGTGCGGATGCCGCCCGACCAGCTTGTTCGCCAGGCGCTCCAGCACGTCGTCGATGGCGAAGCGCCTCTCTTCACTCGCCATCTGCGCATAGAAGAGCACCTGCAGCAGCAGGTCGCCCAGCTCTTCGGGCAGCTCGTCCCAGTCGCGATTGTCGATCGCTTCCAGGACCTCGTACGTCTCCTCCAGCGTGAACGGCTTGATGGTATCGAAGGTCTGCTCGCGGTCCCACGGACACCCGCCCGGCGCCCGTAACCGCGCCATGATCTCCACCGCCCGCTCGAACTTGTCGCCGGTCGCTCCCATCGCGAATCCACCTAATGTACACAATCGTCCAGAAACTAGTAGACTCGTAAGGTTGGGCAGCCGACAGCGCACGCGCCTGTCCGCATCCAACACGGTAAGCCCATGAAGTCCTTTGGCACTCCCTCCGGATACGTCACGTTCGTGCTCCATTCGCACCTGCCCTACGTGGTGCACCACGGCACGTGGCCGCACGGCCTCGACTGGCTC
The Terriglobales bacterium genome window above contains:
- the mazG gene encoding nucleoside triphosphate pyrophosphohydrolase is translated as MGATGDKFERAVEIMARLRAPGGCPWDREQTFDTIKPFTLEETYEVLEAIDNRDWDELPEELGDLLLQVLFYAQMASEERRFAIDDVLERLANKLVGRHPHVFGDVKAETASDVLRNWEALKAEEKKQRLAAGGGKKKKEEENNESVLAGVSPAVPALLEAYKLSSRAAHVGFDWPEVSGLFDKLREETDELKREVAKLPAPPKPQQRGVAGSGAAQVAEPLRGRLEDELGDMLFVLVNIARYLSLDPESALRKTNRKFKRRFQWLEEELRRQGKKLPEASLDEMEALWQKSKETER
- the menC gene encoding o-succinylbenzoate synthase; translation: MKVEAITLREIRMPLVHFFETSFGRTYERNIVLVTAHCEGVNGWGECAAGENPFYSEESFETAWYAILNFLAPAVLGKSLARGGDAAPLFEQVRGHRMAKAAVENALWEAEARQKGVPLWKLLGGTRREIACGVSIGIQDSLDQLMDKIATELAAGYQRIKIKVKPGWDLNAFERVRAQWPKILFSCDANSAYRREDFAHLKKFDAYDLLMIEQPLWHDDLYVHAELQKQLQTRICLDESIRHARDAQAAIELGACRIVNVKVGRVGGFTEALAVHDVCRQRGVPVWCGGMLESGVGRVHNIALSTKENFSLPGDVSASKRYWKEDVIEPEVEVSKQGTITVSDAPGTGYKVREDLIEKLTVRKETIRAGRASAS
- a CDS encoding GNAT family N-acetyltransferase; translation: MGELDTSQIVVRKCATIAEFTDCVALQKEVWNFADVDLIPLRMFVVADKIGGQIIGSFDGEELVGFALSIPGSRGGHPYLHSHMLAVREKYRNAGLGRQMKLLQREDGLARGFELIEWTFDPLEIKNAFLNLERLGAVARRYNINQYGISSSPLQGGLPTDRLVAEWWLKSKRVCALLEDKQRPAIKTEKTIEVPAQIYEWKASEKERDKAKDVQLRNREQFLKAFSDGMAVLGYERDKEGNGRFLLGHWDEEWGYESAPGEEEETVEQ